ATCCAAGCTAAATACTCTCTTAGGAGCCAGAAGAAAGATCAGATACACTTTTTTGACTACTACTACATGCATAAATTCAAAATTGTTACAATAAATCATCACTTCCTCTTATACTATGGAAGTACAAGTCTGTGAAATACAGTGTCTCCGTAGGCCGAGTGGGGCAAGAAACTGATATTCTACATTTCATTTCATAATGTGTGTTTAGCAAGTGCTTCTGTCCTCATGCTACAAAGCAATAGCAACAGCAAACTAGCCAAGGAAAGCTAGGAAGTTTATTATATGATTGGAGAGGATGAAGCTTTTTAGCATTTTCCTTTAAGCATCTGCTATTCACCCTGGCACGATGCTGCCCTTCatttcctgtgaaaaaaaaaaatagcataaacTCAGCACGACACTGTATgtgtgaaaaaaattctgtaatcTTCATTGACAAACCTTTCTTGGAACTGTTTTGAGGGGATCAAGCCTGCTCTGAGATTGGTATCTCCAACACGCTTTGCTTGCCACCATGTGGGATCATCTTGGCTTACAACTTCCAGGACGTGTCGTCTCTTAAATGGCAGCCCAGCTTCCTGGCAGGGAATGGCCCTGTCTTCTTTGGGATTATAGCAGAAAAGCGCCCTCATAAACACCTGTAAAAGAAAGTAACACATACTTTCTTCTTGCCCTATTTGGAACTTCAAACTACCTTGAAAAGGCTTTCCCAATGCTTACACTGCTAACTATATACATACACTCTTCATCTCACCTTTGTGCTTTACAGTCCTCAAAAATACTGAAACCTGGAAATCTACATCTGTATTTTGACTGAcgcagaaaaaataaactaactTTCAGGCCCAGTAATTTTCAATATCCAGAATATAGCCCAGCATTTTCAATACCCAGTCATTATGTACTTGCATTGTGGAACATGAGACTCAAAGCTCAAAGTCCCAAGAAACAGTTCGCAGTCTATGTAAGTACAAAATGCAacaaacaaaggagaaaaaattaaggggaggaagaaaactaCAAAAAGGGATTTATGGCAAAGCTGCCCAATTATAAAAACTGTCATTAAAATGTTCCCCTAATGAATCAAAATCTACTATTCAACCATGGATTTGGATCTTCGCATTGTTTAACACATCACAgaagaactatttttaaaagttatttgcGGGGCATCAAGGAAAAACTTGGCAACTGAGAGcaaggaagcagaaagagaagtTGACAGAAGAACCCTGTAAGGGACCAGTCAAATAGTAAGTCATTGCTGATCGAGGAGGGCAAATGAGGCACTCAGAGAAGCGTGTTGATGTCTGCAGTGGGCTAATAGGGTCAAATGATGAATGCAGCTGTTTGCAGATAGGTCTGTTTTGACTCGAGTGGCAAAACTCCCAGAGGTTACAGACAGATAGCAGCTGTCACGGTAAGAGGAGACTGGCAGGAACACCAATTTTAATTACGTGAACAAAAAGAAGAGGgtatatttcagaaatgctatGAAAGAATATGTGCCAAGATGGTGAGGAAGCAAGAAGTCATCTAAGTCATTGTACTGAATAAAAGGGCACTGCATTTTACAACCGGAAACTGCTCTGTTATCTTTCCAACTCAGTTATGACTCTCTGACACTCCTCACTGAAACATCAGGAATCTTGCATTTACAGAGATGCCAGCACTGTGTAAATATGAAAACGCACACTTCAGTATTTCACTAAGTTGTGTACCTTGCTGTCTTTTAGACGATCCTCTTCTTTGATggctggaattatttttaatgttattgaTCCCTGAGACTGAgcctgagagagagagaaatatctTTACTTTGAAGGCAGGACAAGGACACAATGCAGACCATTCAAGTTCCAGTTTAGGAGCTAGCATCTGTCTCTTCTTCTCAGAACTTTAATAGGCCGAGCTAACCcactatttaatttctttacagaGACCATCAGGATGATCCATGAATCCCTGACAACAGGGTCTTCCCCATGCATACATCCACAGTAACTACTTGGCTAGAACATATTAAGACCTGCGTTAATAttccttcatttgcttttagCAACTGCATTAATTTCTGAACTACAGTTTACAGGGCATTAAATACTTCTGTGGCTTTTAGTATGACACTAATTTCTGCAGACTAACCATTTTAAAGTGctcctttgaaaaatattgctgtatTTTCCCACAGAGCGGCTACCTGGTTAGGGTGAAATGTAAACATCTACAAAGTAAACATGTACTTTCACTAAAATTTTTGCTAGTAAATTTTGATTATCAGTTAtagtaaattaaaaagcacttcTAGGTGCTTTGGAAAAGCAGACTAGGTTTATCTGATCTATTTTGGATGTCTTATTTTAGACAAGATGAACGCTGTCCTAGAGAAGCCTGCTATTCTGCACAGATTAAAAAGGAAAGCCAGACAACCACCTTGAACAAAAATTTGTAGATCTTCCTCGAAAAACAAaccatgaaaagaaaactattACACTGCAGGCATTTGAAATGGGACAGATGGATAGCATCCCAGGGTCCCCACAAATAAAACTAcacagcatttcaaaatgtgattttaacACACATACCCACCCCCGCCCTGCCCAAGTGAAAAGCAGTCGTTCTCCTTACTCAGGATTACTTTGATCTAAATTTAAATTAGGTGATGGAACTGGTGCCAGATACTTCAGCTTCCTAGTGTTGCCATTCTTACTGTGTCCCTAATCCCACTCCACACCGAGACGGGGGGAACACCAAGCCACAAGAGGGGAGTCAAATAAGCATAAGAGCTACACTGCCTTCTGCAACGCAGCAGACAGACCACAGATGTGGAGGTTTAGAAAGAGTTACTAAGATCTGTGGACATTAACATTAAAGAAGCTTGAAGCAAGAATTCGCTTATGTCAAAAGAAATCTGCTGGTACAGAACAGACTGATAGCTCTATTGGACAGACAACCAAgattttcttcagcttcctaACATACTGTATTATGAATAAACTGCTTATCTTCTAGGAATGCACTTTTAATTTGCAATTTGCTTGTCATAAACAAAGCATGAAAGGGAAGTTCTTGACACAGTAACATGTAACTTCCCATCTGTATCTTACTGGGTACCGATTCAGTTCACAGAAGTTTCTCAAGTCAAAAGGAAAAGACTAATgcactgggagaagaaaaacaagcagggaCTGCATCTTTTAGCTCTATGCATATTTTAAACTCATCATTAAATTTCATTATCTATTGCAATTACTAGATCACTTAACAGAAAAAGATCTTGAAATGAAAATCAGTGCAGACCAAAATCTGACTTATTTCTTCCGGTCGTTTGTGAAGCACAGTAATACCATTGACTTCTCTTAGTTCATCTCCAACATGGACAAGACCTGAAAAGATGgtaagcaaatgaaaataagtcTACAGACTGGAAAGCACCACTACCCCGATGTCTGACCGAAGTCAATAGGATGTacctgctctcctccctcccccagcttAATTTCTGACTAGCGTCAAATGCCTCTGTTGGCATTGTCTCCCACCCTCACTCTGTATGGCCTTTTTTTCCCGTGCAGCACAGTCTAATAGGAGACCAGCATGGAAATAGAGAACATGTGCCCAGATACTCTGTAAAAATCCCTGCCTAGTTATTTGGATCAGCACTAAGAATGCAAAACTGGAATAGTTTCATGAAGATTATCAGATCTTGTACAGTCAGGAGACATGCCACTGACTATAAAGCCAGGAATGACATGGCTGTCAACTGACAGACCAACACTACACAGTCCCAGAAAGAACACTGGACTCAATTTTTTAACAAGCTGTGAAGAGGCCCTTACAAGTTTTAGGTTTGTTTACCTggtccagtaaaaaaaaaaaacccaaacaaaaaaccaaaaccaaaaaacaaaaacaaaaaccacccacaacaaaaaaacagaacacaaaaaaacccaaaacaccacaaaaaaaaaatttttactcaCGTTATATAACTACTGTTAACGAACATAAAAGAATTTCTCAGTaaatcaaactgaaaacaaCACGAGACTCCGAATAAACCAAGATACTATATTAAAGGTAAAAcacattcctttcttttctttctcctaaaGCTGAGACCTACTTCTCCCATCTCTGTTGGCATTTTTTCCTAGCAgctatttcagagaaaaacatatctaattaaataaatagattactgatgaaatacagaaatgctaAGTGCGTGCTCCAGTCATTTCACATTACGTTAATCCAAATACACTAATTTGAAGAATGATAATGATCAAGAAGAAAGCTGTAAttagataatattttttcatcacAGTAATTAGTTAGTTTTGGTATTGCATTacttgtatattaaaaaaagtaaatgaggCTTGGAGTCTATAAATCTCATATATGGTCAATTCAGcttatttaataaaatctggATGATCACCTTCTAGAAAATGGAAGGTCAAATACTGTATGAATTAACCCTGTAGATCCCAAAAGCAGGCTGACAGCCTACACACAGAAGTCTCCTGCCACTCAACACCTGACAGTCAGCTGTCAAGTGTGAGCTTACCGCGTAGACTCCCTTTATAGtcaacagggaagaaaagcaattccAGCAACAACCTATCCCATTCTAAAGCTCGTTGGGATGATTTGCTCTCCAGCAATGTCCATCTCCCTCCACTGACTACACAGAGAGCCTACACACTAGTTCAGGTTTGACATCTAACAGTTGCCTATTAAGATTTCAATAGgctgttatcttttttttttttacacaatagtctatatgtattttaaacaccTGTGTCTAAAGAATTAGTTTTTGAATGAATAACCATCAAGTTTAGTTAGAGGTTATTGATCTAGGTATGTGTATACAGTACGTGcacacatgcatttttttggaaattttaaaacagtttacaaatgcaattttaaatccccttttcttcagaaatttacCACTGCGATCAGCTGCACCACCTCTCATGATCCTTGCCACAATCACAGCTCCTGTATGCTCATCTCTTCTGATGGTAGCTccctaaaataaaacatagccCCCCCGAAACCATCATCAGAAATGTGCTTAGGATAAAGTAAACGATGAAATAAGACGTAAACTAACGTGTCTTTTAAACTGGAATTACTTTGTTCTATAaattttgtcttccttcttgACAATTTTCACCATTATTCACCTTCTGCCTGTGCCCATGTCATGTGATGGTGGGAAGGTGCACAAACCTTTCTGCCAACTTTGCCGAGTGCTCACCCTACCTACGTTATTGTGATCAGAGTCACTCAAGCgtgcaaaacagaatttcttacAAACTTCATCCATGTGTCTTCGGACTCTTTATACAATACAGCCAGCACTTTTACAtacaaaagcaaggaaaaccaagtaattagattttttttttcttctcctaccTCTGCTGGCAATATAAAGCTTTAATCAGGAATTAAGTCACTGCTCTCTTCTACTACCTACTGTCATATACAAAAAGCACTTCAGCAGATTTCTCCCCCAGCAGAATTGGTTTTTCTTAGGAAATCAATTCTTCCATTCCCATTTGTATAATATTAGTACCTTGTCAATATAATGTTTACATACAGCTGTCAAGCATACTCTTACCATACATCACTGACTTTCATGCAAACAAAGGTTTCAATTCATTGAATGTTAGCTACAATATGAAAAGAATTACTATGTATATTAAGCATAATTGCTCAACATATACAATTTGCATTAACTGGCATTATAAACCCATGCCTATAAAGCCCCTCATGCAAAATTGTGAGGATGTATTTAGTAAAGTCTTCTTTTTATGCTATTTTACTAGCTTCAGAACATTCCTTGTTTTTGCAGGCTATTTGATGACATCTTCAAGCATCTCCTCCATACTCACAGTAACGCTTTTGCACTACAGAGTTTTATGACTAGAGATGGGTTAGATGTACCAGGggttctttatttttcactagCCGAACAATTTTCACTGATTCCTCATCAAAATCATCATCAAAGTTATCGGGTAGAGGTGGAAGGACTGGGTCAAAGTTCTTCTGGGCTACGGTGTCATGTACTACGAGCATTGCCTGcgtaaagaaaataagaaacagtAATGTAATGGGGTAATATTACAGCTTGCAGTCTCTTATTTCCAACATTACAGCAAACTTaaacctccctcttcccaccCTCACCATAAATCCTCCCAAAAAAGATTTAGCAATCATCTTGCCCATCACGTGAACTATATGTTGGTATATGTCAATATTTAAAGTAAATCCAGGCAATAACACAGCTCAGCATAATAAACTTACAGAAAAGAGGTGGACTATGGAAAGCAAGAAGTTGAGAAATGGtacccttttcttttctgctccctcagaaaatattcaggaggagaggaaagccaACATGGTGCATTATGCACGAAAGGCCTACACTGTGTCATCTCAATCCCCTTTGTATCCTAAAGCCTCTGCAGGAAATCACAGTGGAATACAACTACAGTTTGTAGGAggtttctcctttctcttaggGACTCTCCAGTGTAACTTTTCCATTACAAAATGTTCCATTGGAATTCTGCAAAGGAATTTTGTTAAGGTCCCTGGTGTGTTTTTTACCCTGAGATGTGGTGTTGACAACAGCTGAAGTAGCTCTTTCTCTTCATTATTCACTGGTGTGGTCTGCAATTCTTCtattacctttaaaataaaaattaacaaccTCAAAATAAAAGGAGCCCACCAAACAAGATAATATATTTCCAAGTAAGTGTTTCTGGTGAGCATTTGCTAGCTTCTATCATCTTTCAAAGTAGTGTGCACAGATTGAAACCAATCCCAATCAATAATGCATGAATCctaaaagaaatggaaagttctttatctattttatttttcttagataGTGCAGGAAGACGTCATCAGAAATCAGGATCCTAGCCCCTACACACACGATTTTAAGAGTGACTGCGCCAATATAATTTCAGGAACAAGTTCAGAAATTCTAAATTCTATATGGTATCCGTAAGCAATGTGTGAAACGACACTCTTGTGCTTGTACTGCAATAAACAAGTTTAATCCTCCCTGTAATCAGGGAGATTACCTGCGCGGAACGTGCAACAGAAgttcccttcttcccctgcaaAGCCTGGATACCAAAAGATGCCCTGGAGACTCAGGCCTTCCAAACAAAAGATTAGAGAAATAATGGAAGCTCTTTTGCACTAGGCTGGTTGGGTGACAGAAGGGGCAGggagtgaggaggaagagagaccGGCTTGAAGCAAGagatatttccttttcctgtaaAGGGTTCTAGAGAGAGAAGTCATACAGTCCTGTACAAAATGTCTCCTCTGCTGTTTAGGGGATGGTAATTTCATATGACTTGATAGGCAGCAGTGCCAAAACTTTCATGGAGGCAGTAAGCTATTtgtgggaaaggggagaggggtATGCTGCAGGTTCAGATGGCACAGTGGGGTCTCCTGGCTTTGCAAAGGAAGGAATTCTAGCTCCCAAACCTTCCACAGCCCTTTGCTACgctttcaaaagaaacagatgCAAGCCACTAGTAAAGAGCTGTCAAAGGCAGTataaatttcagtttttcaggcaCATGGCATGTTACAAGCAAGTCTAAGATACAACTTTACTCTGTGAacagactgggggatgaatTGATTGAGAGCAGCGCTGTggacttggggatactggtggacgaaaaaaaaaatcaggtacgTGTGCACTTGTAGCCCAGAAAACCAATTGtatcccaggctgcataaggagaggcatggccagcaggttgagggaggtaattctccccctctactctgtccCCGTGAGATCCCCCCgacctggagtactgcgtccctaagacaagacagacatggacttgttagagtgtgtccagaggaggaccatgaaaatgatccgagggctggaacacctctcctatgaacacaggctgagagacttggggttgttcagcctggcaaagagaaggctccagctctgaactgctgcctttcagcataTAACGGGGACTTAAAAGAAAGATTGAGAAAAGCTCTTTATCAAGGCCTATAGTGACaggacaagcagcagcagttttaaattgaaagaggtcagatttaggttggatataaggaagaatttttttacagtaaggGTGATGggatgctggaacaggttgcccagaggagTTGTGGGTGCCCCACCATTGGAAATGTTCAAAGTCAAgctggacagggctttgagcaacctgacctagtgaAGGATTGCCTGGCCTATGGCAGGGCAGTTACATTAGATGATCCTTCAAGGTCctttccaatccaaaccattctatgagaACAGCAATGCTGCTTGGATTGTAATGGATTTAAGTCTTAAGACTGAATGCCTAGCTGGGATAGTCTAttgacaagagaagactgaatgCTTTTTGCAGCCTCTCCCTTACGAAGGCCGTTAATAACATCCTTCAGTTCCACCTGCCTGCGTCCATCTTCACTGGACATTTAACAACTTGACATTTTTGAGCTCTTATTTCCTTGATCAATCATAAGTGAAACTAGCCAACAGATTCCTAAAAACAGTCGGGGAAGATGAGAAATATGTAGACATATAGCACAATTGCAAAGCTTTGATCTGTTAGAAAAGCAAGCTTAAATAATAGCAAAATAAGGAGGCAAGATTTTTTACTCACATCTTCAACTAATCCTGCTGCACTATGTAAAACAGGAGTTGGACTCTGTCTTTCATAATGACGGAGTTTTTCATGAATCTGAAAAAGATTATTCAGGGATATTACTACAAAGAGATACAAAACTATACCTGcactggaatatttttaatattcaaggaATAGAATTTTTCTCAGATAAGTGTCAGAAAAATTATCTCTCttggggttatttttgttttgtttagaagtcttttagtttcctttttgctcATGCTAGTCTCACAGACAGCCAGAAAATCTGTTAAGACTTCAGCAgcatttagggaaaaaaaaatgaagccatCTCACACTGCTTTTTAGCTATGGGGCATTGTATCTGTACTTTGGCAATCaaggcagaaatgtttttttctgaacaaacgCATTAATCGTCAATGAATGTTTGTAGTGTTTGTGCTTAAACACAACATACTTTGGTCAGAATAGaattctaccaaaaaaaaaaagctttggcAAAGTAAATGGTTGATAAATCAAGGGAACAGAGAATAAGTAACCTCTAAGAAAATGTACGTTCATAAATGAACTTCTACCTTCATCAGGTAGCTGAGACTCTTCTCACTGAAGACATCCCTAAGGAAtcccatttcttctttatgaTTTGAATCAGGTCTTAGCTGAGATGTCAGAAGGGCCAAAGTTTCATGCAATCCTAAATTTAAATTCAAGACAGAACAAAAGTTTTGCAGACAGTATGTCTCACAGGACCTTCTATCGCAGACTTAACGTCAGCTACATTTACTTGGTTACCACTTTGGTGATCATTAAGTTTGAAGAGAGATTTGTGCTTATCTTCCACTCATGCTCCCTTCTTCAGTGGCAAACACAGCTTAAGGTATCATATTAAGGTAAAAGCTACCAAAGCATTATATAAAGACATCACTTTCAAAGTTTCCCCCTTCATGTTAATTACTCTTTGTTTCTAGAACAGCTAGCCCTCTAAGAAACTTTGAATTACTAGAGTGCCACAGCAGACTCGCAAAATGACTGAACTACCTCCTCCGTTGCACAGCCACCAGCTCTACTTCCCGAGCAACTTTGCTCACAAGTGTTATCCTGCCCTTTGTACCTCTGAGGCACCTGTTAGAAGTCAGGTCTGACCAGAGGAGGAAAGGACTGATGTAGATTTCCActgcagtggaagcaaagcttGTAGCAAGTTTTCTAATTTTGCAGTGCACAGAGCCAGACagatgtttgtttcttcctgctggACGATgactgggaaaacaaaacaaaaagcagggTAGGGCAGCTAAAACCTGCTCCTTTGGCTATTCTCTCCATGAACTTTAGTGTATTTGGATCCAGGAGTCTCAAattcatttctgctttaaaactcATTATCATTAGTGTATATGGCTTCACCCTGGGTACAGTATTGGAGACACTGCTTAGCAAGCCTTGAATGGAATCACAGTTTTTTAAGTCAAAAGGAAGAACATTAACAAAGCTTACCAACACctattcagaaaatattaagaagtggcacagcaagcagcagagaTATAAGGACTGATTTTTAATAAGCATGCACAGAAGCCAGTGTTATGCTAAGAGGTCCAAGTTTGTCCATAGGAGCCTGTCTACCAGCATATATCCAGGGGCGCTAGGGTTCTTATGAACCTAGGCATTTCCTGAAATCTAACTTTATTCATTTCCACCTTTTATAGTCcacctttctcattttcttttaggtAATTGCTAAGAAATCTAGTTGAATTGCcttaattctattttatttaactCAGTTTGAATTAATTTCCTGTGTGAAACGCATACACTAATATTTCAGTCACTGGTCTGTTGAAAGCATGCAGATTAGTTACCTGAGTCTTCCGAAAGCACTGGCATGGTTTTGTTCTTAATCTTAGAGACAAACGTTCAAATCAAGATGATCGTTTCTTCTTTCTGGACTGCGATTCAGAGGCAGTCCTGAAATGAGCAAAGATAATACCTAAGCTCAAGCATGCAAGAAAAATGGCAATCACGTAAAAATAGTAAATTCTTAGTACATCTTTCTCTCAAGTGTTACGTTTAACCTGAATCAGGCAGAGTCCTGCAGTTATTCTGCTATGTAAGtaaaaacatgagaaatatTATGTTATATAATAACCATATGGTATCTTGGATAAAGCTGATGCTTCCCTGTTTTATTCTCAAGATAGATAGTTTTAGAAGGCCTAAGCAACTgtctgaaaagacagaaaagaaaaaagcatgctGCAGAATGGATGTCTAAAAGCAACGATAAACACCATAtgcacagaaacagagagagcATGCAGGAAGACACTGTCATGACAAGATGTTCCAGGGCTTCCTAAAAGCACACCGCAAAGGACTCTACATCCCCCTGACATTCTGATGCAGGCCACACTACAGTTACATGCAACTAATTAAAGCTAGTAGGAGCATCACTCCAACAACCTTGGTCATGGGCATGAAGGATGCTACAAAAAATAAGGCTGCTTCCATTGCTCAAAAATGCCATTAGATGCTTTTACTGCTGATTCTTCTTGTCAGTGAGAGCAAGTGACTCCACAGCAATTTCATTTCAAACTGCAAAACTGAGTCTATGCTTGTCATCACCAGTCCAAGGTGTGTTCCAGGGCATTTAAAATCTTGTTCATGCTCATAAAATTCATCAGACtaattgcagaaaaataaacaatcaTAACAGCACGCAAAAAGGATTAGAAAGACATCTGGCATACTCCAACTCTGCTAAATGCAATAAAGGATGCTCCTTGAGTTTCTATTTGTAGATAAATCTATTTTGATCGCATGACACGAGTTTGATGGTTTTCTGAtgcaactttatttttattagctgCCTGAAAAATACCATAGTACTGCCTAGAAAATTAGCATATACATGTTCAGCATTTTCTACGCTCCTGAGTTTCTCTACAACGTACTGCAATATTAAGCTTGATGGTTGTCTGTCTTTTGCACCCCGTATTTTCTACTGCTATGCTTAAGTAGTCCATAATTAGTCCAAAACAGAACTGAGTTCGCTAAGCAAGTGAGCTGAAAGAGTGCTGGAATTTCACTCTAATCCATGGATCACACTCATGCCTATTACATATGCTACACACTTACTTAATTacctttcaaaagcatttttattacttATTGCTTTGAAGAAATGAACACATCGTACACCCCTCCAATACTTTGtgccagaagaaaattataGGAAATTCATTTAACTGCTCTGGTTCCTTGACTACTGCATTTCATTTGTCATGTATTTAAAATCTCTACTtatcaagaaaacagaaatttaattgTGTGCTCTGTCTTTGTAAGAATGTGTGCTTACCACAGTCAAACCTATCCAGCaccaaaacccaagaaaacctCAGTTATTTTCCAGACTCTTAGTGAAAAAGCATCCTACACAGGAATCTGGAAAAGATACATTTTAACATCTCAAAAACCTGACAGCGAACTCAGGAGCACTAGAATTAGACAAGTTAGGCAGAGCAATCAAAATGAAGGCTTCCCCTAGAGGGATTTTGCACACTCTGTACAAATCCTGTTAGCCAGGACTGATGCGAATGAACAGCCAGAAGAATGAAAAGCATTCCGTATCCAATAATTTGTCACCAGCATGTGCTATGTCAAGACTCAGGGCTGGCTTCAAGGTATTAAATTCAGCACTAGCATGTGATATT
The DNA window shown above is from Phalacrocorax aristotelis chromosome 23, bGulAri2.1, whole genome shotgun sequence and carries:
- the MPP3 gene encoding MAGUK p55 subfamily member 3 isoform X6 produces the protein MPVLSEDSGLHETLALLTSQLRPDSNHKEEMGFLRDVFSEKSLSYLMKIHEKLRHYERQSPTPVLHSAAGLVEDVIEELQTTPVNNEEKELLQLLSTPHLRAMLVVHDTVAQKNFDPVLPPLPDNFDDDFDEESVKIVRLVKNKEPLGATIRRDEHTGAVIVARIMRGGAADRSGLVHVGDELREVNGITVLHKRPEEISQILAQSQGSITLKIIPAIKEEDRLKDSKVFMRALFCYNPKEDRAIPCQEAGLPFKRRHVLEVVSQDDPTWWQAKRVGDTNLRAGLIPSKQFQERRLTYRRTIGTLQNPRTVKKPLSGLRRSFRLSRKEKENNLNEGKQAEQADAAEFLTYEEVTKYQQQPGEQQRLVVLIGCLGAKLSELKQKVVSENPQEYGVAVPHTTRSKKSHEKEGVEYNFVSKQSFETDVQQNKFVEHGEYKENLYGTSLEAIRSVMAKKKVCLVDVVPEAVKHLRTPEFKPYVIFVKPLIPEKKKHALKSPVSEEISAPLDEEQQEIINSAAFIEEQYGHLIDTVLVKEDLQSACNQLKTMLEKLNKDSFWVPVNWVRS
- the MPP3 gene encoding MAGUK p55 subfamily member 3 isoform X3, which encodes MPVLSEDSGLHETLALLTSQLRPDSNHKEEMGFLRDVFSEKSLSYLMKIHEKLRHYERQSPTPVLHSAAGLVEDVIEELQTTPVNNEEKELLQLLSTPHLRAMLVVHDTVAQKNFDPVLPPLPDNFDDDFDEESVKIVRLVKNKEPLGATIRRDEHTGAVIVARIMRGGAADRSGLVHVGDELREVNGITVLHKRPEEISQILAQSQGSITLKIIPAIKEEDRLKDSKVFMRALFCYNPKEDRAIPCQEAGLPFKRRHVLEVVSQDDPTWWQAKRVGDTNLRAGLIPSKQFQERRLTYRRTIGTLQNPRTVKKPLYDQSSDKEDCDCEGYFNGQYIAGLRRSFRLSRKEKENNLNEGKQAEQADAAEFLTYEEVTKYQQQPGEQQRLVVLIGCLGAKLSELKQKVVSENPQEYGVAVPHTTRSKKSHEKEGVEYNFVSKQSFETDVQQNKFVEHGEYKENLYGTSLEAIRSVMAKKKAVKHLRTPEFKPYVIFVKPLIPEKKKHALKSPVSEEISAPLQDEEQQEIINSAAFIEEQYGHLIDTVLVKEDLQSACNQLKTMLEKLNKDSFWVPVNWVRS
- the MPP3 gene encoding MAGUK p55 subfamily member 3 isoform X5 — its product is MPVLSEDSGLHETLALLTSQLRPDSNHKEEMGFLRDVFSEKSLSYLMKIHEKLRHYERQSPTPVLHSAAGLVEDVIEELQTTPVNNEEKELLQLLSTPHLRAMLVVHDTVAQKNFDPVLPPLPDNFDDDFDEESVKIVRLVKNKEPLGATIRRDEHTGAVIVARIMRGGAADRSGLVHVGDELREVNGITVLHKRPEEISQILAQSQGSITLKIIPAIKEEDRLKDSKVFMRALFCYNPKEDRAIPCQEAGLPFKRRHVLEVVSQDDPTWWQAKRVGDTNLRAGLIPSKQFQERRLTYRRTIGTLQNPRTVKKPLSGLRRSFRLSRKEKENNLNEGKQAEQADAAEFLTYEEVTKYQQQPGEQQRLVVLIGCLGAKLSELKQKVVSENPQEYGVAVPHTTRSKKSHEKEGVEYNFVSKQSFETDVQQNKFVEHGEYKENLYGTSLEAIRSVMAKKKVCLVDVVPEAVKHLRTPEFKPYVIFVKPLIPEKKKHALKSPVSEEISAPLQDEEQQEIINSAAFIEEQYGHLIDTVLVKEDLQSACNQLKTMLEKLNKDSFWVPVNWVRS
- the MPP3 gene encoding MAGUK p55 subfamily member 3 isoform X4, producing MPVLSEDSGLHETLALLTSQLRPDSNHKEEMGFLRDVFSEKSLSYLMKIHEKLRHYERQSPTPVLHSAAGLVEDVIEELQTTPVNNEEKELLQLLSTPHLRAMLVVHDTVAQKNFDPVLPPLPDNFDDDFDEESVKIVRLVKNKEPLGATIRRDEHTGAVIVARIMRGGAADRSGLVHVGDELREVNGITVLHKRPEEISQILAQSQGSITLKIIPAIKEEDRLKDSKVFMRALFCYNPKEDRAIPCQEAGLPFKRRHVLEVVSQDDPTWWQAKRVGDTNLRAGLIPSKQFQERRLTYRRTIGTLQNPRTVKKPLYDQSSDKEDCDCEGYFNGQYIAGLRRSFRLSRKEKENNLNEGKQAEQADAAEFLTYEEVTKYQQQPGEQQRLVVLIGCLGAKLSELKQKVVSENPQEYGVAVPHTTRSKKSHEKEGVEYNFVSKQSFETDVQQNKFVEHGEYKENLYGTSLEAIRSVMAKKKAVKHLRTPEFKPYVIFVKPLIPEKKKHALKSPVSEEISAPLDEEQQEIINSAAFIEEQYGHLIDTVLVKEDLQSACNQLKTMLEKLNKDSFWVPVNWVRS
- the MPP3 gene encoding MAGUK p55 subfamily member 3 isoform X2, producing MPVLSEDSGLHETLALLTSQLRPDSNHKEEMGFLRDVFSEKSLSYLMKIHEKLRHYERQSPTPVLHSAAGLVEDVIEELQTTPVNNEEKELLQLLSTPHLRAMLVVHDTVAQKNFDPVLPPLPDNFDDDFDEESVKIVRLVKNKEPLGATIRRDEHTGAVIVARIMRGGAADRSGLVHVGDELREVNGITVLHKRPEEISQILAQSQGSITLKIIPAIKEEDRLKDSKVFMRALFCYNPKEDRAIPCQEAGLPFKRRHVLEVVSQDDPTWWQAKRVGDTNLRAGLIPSKQFQERRLTYRRTIGTLQNPRTVKKPLYDQSSDKEDCDCEGYFNGQYIAGLRRSFRLSRKEKENNLNEGKQAEQADAAEFLTYEEVTKYQQQPGEQQRLVVLIGCLGAKLSELKQKVVSENPQEYGVAVPHTTRSKKSHEKEGVEYNFVSKQSFETDVQQNKFVEHGEYKENLYGTSLEAIRSVMAKKKVCLVDVVPEAVKHLRTPEFKPYVIFVKPLIPEKKKHALKSPVSEEISAPLDEEQQEIINSAAFIEEQYGHLIDTVLVKEDLQSACNQLKTMLEKLNKDSFWVPVNWVRS